One genomic window of Solanum dulcamara chromosome 12, daSolDulc1.2, whole genome shotgun sequence includes the following:
- the LOC129875663 gene encoding uncharacterized protein LOC129875663 gives MTGSSASDQDGLGLVTIPRDEPEASEGRDPILYNEHIANLMQQMANMQREIDRLRNLTNLSISLNTPLPEHRADATIPPVDSPSPQDFLPNPSPFKTNMTAPKQPVNQPQVNFANINSQQTNPLPFTTPYVSQTPVIQTTLTQAPLTETNPLTQKAPLTQANPLIQKYQTIQHIPVTHTTTPNMQYVPQVYVTEAQPFVTPIPTMPEVDPYEEMERKARSKADESVAREIHNLKEAFKSIQLHKECEGFEYEDLCVHPDVELPVGYKVPKFDVFDGKGNPRAHLRSYCDKLVGVGKDEAIRMKLFIRSLTGEALDWYTSQDPKKWHSWSIMAQDFMDRFKFNTEAIPDRFYLMKLEKKSTESFREYAMRWRADAAKVQPPMTESEMTSLFIQSQKDATYYEKMISVVGQKFFEVVRMGEFIEEGIKTGRITNLAALQATSKAIQSDSIGGAFKKKKDGVSAVMTIQERRPNQMLTYQNPLPQPSYHSQYTQVPQPYYQPSVAPYPVYTTQPIYYPSRAPTYPNTSQYRPTYPPQPHYQTQIRPSNPPRPRPNFERRPPKTYTPLAEPLSQLYERLRTAGILQPIQARIPNPLPGWYDDTKHCVYHSGAAGHDTENCLTLKDKIEALIKEGVIQLRGAAPNVNNNPLPNHENVNMITIDEECNLEGTILPIKEEKNVMASAFIAPIITIQARAPFEVEVLVPKPKITVLVAQSTHFDTKAVPWSYSTDTKDKGKGKVVVEVAAAGMTRSGRCYAPEGVARIVPNKEVNQKKVVTEAEIEDFWRKMPTKEYSVVEQLKKTPAQISLMSLLMSSETHRSALVKVLSEAYVPANITSENLSAMVGQVLEANKVCFHEKELPSEVIGEIDLPLQIGPEEFVVEFQVLDIPASYNLLLGRPWIHMAGAVPSTLHQNLKFVWNHHEIIVHGEGSNSMYPENSIPVVESMEELDGSVFHTKEIMCVHQTERVKLPRVLVMVAWEMLKNGFMPGRGLGVNLGGIVEPIQLSGQKYTFGLGYKPTPEEVSLADLKRKSDISLPHPIPHLNQSFSKAYIIKESEEDAENTLVEGRKNLFIEEAECNMILEDCTEIPTIWDVEPGDALNNWTYNPSPFPRKSCEQINESANTENVTCNEMSKQISNTEQSFAEYEEEVQPEELTEDFEHFENKIKPNLDETETVNLGDSELMKETRISIHLTLSQRKELIDLLGQYMDVFAWSYDDMPGLSTNIVSHKLPTDPSCPPVKQKPRKIKPDLSLKVKEVSKQINANVIRVTKYPTWLANIVPVPKKDGKIRVCVDYRDLNKASPKDDFPLPNIHILIDNCAKHELQSFVDCFAGYHQILMDEEDADKTAFITPWGVYCYRVMPFGLKNAGATYMRAMTTIFHDMIHKEIEVYVDDVIIKSQKSSNHLTDLKKFFDRLRRYNLKLNPAKCAFGVPAGKLLGFIVSRKGIELDPSKIKAIQDLPPPKSRKDVMSFLGRLNYISRFIAQSTIICEPIFKLLRKDAAIKWTEDCQQAFDRIKEYLSSPPVLVPPKPGRPLLLYMSVSDNAFGCVLGQHDETGRKEQAIYYLSKKFTPYEARYTLLERTCCALTWVAQKLRHYLCAYTTFLISRMDPLKYIFQKPMPTGKLAKWQILLSEFDIIYVTQKAIKGQALADHLAENPVDEEYEPLKTYFPDEEVLFIGEDILEEYHGWRMFFDAKFKFLCTNNMAEYEACILGLRMAVDMNIQELLVIGDSDLLIHQVQGEWSTKNVKILPYLQCVKEICKKFIKIEFRHIPRAQNEFADALATMSSMIQHPDKNYIDPIKINVQDQPAYCFHVDEEIDGEPWYYDIVRYLKEGDYPEGISNIQKRTLRRLANHFFLSGEILYRRTPDLGLLRCVDSQEASKLIEEIHGGTCGPHMNCFTLAKKIVRAGYFWMTMETDCIRFVRKSWGMDVIGPIEPAASNGHRFILVAIDYFTKWVEASSHKSVTKKVVTDFVRNNIVCRFGIPHSIITDNGANLNSGLMHEICDKFKIIHRNSTPYRPQMNGAVEAANKNIKRLLVYGTEAVLPMEVEIPSLRIIQEAELSDAKWIQSRYEQLMLIDEKRMNAVCHGQLYQHRMAKAFNKKVRLRQFRPGQLVLKRIFPHQEEAKGKFAPNWHGPYVVHRVLTGGAVILAEMDGKIWPKAINSDAIKKYYV, from the exons ATGACTGGTTCAAGTGCATCCGATCAAGATGGTTTAGGACTTGTCACTATCCCAAGAGATGAACCTGAGGCTTCAGAAGGAAGGGATCCTATTCTTTATAATGAACATATTGCTAACCTAATGCAACAAATGGCCAATATGCAAAGAGAGATCGATCGACTTCGAAACCTTACCAATTTGTCCATTAGCCTAAATACACCACTTCCCGAACATAGGGCAGATGCAACTATTCCACCTGTTGACTCTCCCTCGCCTCAAGACTTCCTTCCAAATCCTTCCCCTTTCAAAACCAATATGACTGCTCCTAAACAACCCGTCAACCAACCACAAGTCAATTTCGCAAACATCAACTCACAACAAACCAATCCACTACCTTTCACTACCCCTTATGTTTCCCAAACTCCAGTCATCCAAACTACACTTACCCAAGCTCCACTCACTGAAACTAACCCACTTACCCAAAAAGCCCCACTCACCCAAGCCAACCCGCTCATCCAAAAATACCAAACGATCCAACATATACCTGTGACACATACTACAACTCCTAACATGCAATATGTGCCACAAGTATACGTAACAGAAGCTCAACCTTTCGTTACTCCAATACCAACCATGCCAGAAGTCGATCCATATGAGGAGATGGAGAGAAAGGCCAGATCAAAAGCAGATGAAAGTGTAGCTAGGGAGATTCATAATTTGAAAGAAGCGTTCAAAAGTATCCAACTTCACAAGGAGTGCGAAGGGTTTGAGTATGAGGATTTATGTGTTCATCCTGATGTCGAGTTGCCTGTAGGATATAAAGTACCAAAATTTGATGTGTTTGATGGGAAAGGAAATCCACGAGCTCATTTAAGATCGTATTGTGACAAGCTAGTTGGAGTGGGGAAAGATGAGGCCATTAGAATGAAATTATTCATAAGGAGTTTGACAGGAGAAGCACTGGATTGGTATACAAGTCAAGATCCGAAGAAATGGCATAGTTGGAGTATCATGGCACAGGATTTCATGGATAGGTTCAAGTTCAACACTGAGGCCATACCAGATAGATTCTATTTgatgaaattagaaaaaaagtcGACGGAGTCTTTTAGAGAATATGCCATGAGATGGAGAGCAGATGCTGCAAAGGTTCAACCTCCGATGACAGAAAGTGAGATGACCTCCctttttatacaatctcaaaaagATGCAACGTATTATGAAAAGATGATAAGCGTGGTAGGACAAAAGTTCTTTGAAGTTGTAAGAATGGGAGAATTCATTGAAGAAGGTATTAAAACTGGGAGAATCACTAATTTGGCAGCCTTACAAGCAACAAGTAAAGCAATTCAGTCAGATTCAATTGGAGGAGCttttaagaagaagaaggacggAGTGTCCGCTGTCATGACCATCCAGGAACGTAGGCCAAACCAAATGTTAACATACCAAAACCCTTTACCCCAACCTTCATACCATAGTCAGTATACCCAAGTCCCTCAACCATATTACCAGCCTTCTGTCGCCCCTTATCCAGTTTACACTACTCAGCCAATATATTATCCATCCAGAGCGCCCACTTATCCAAATACCTCACAATACCGACCTACATACCCACCTCAACCCCATTATCAAACACAAATTCGCCCATCAAATCCACCAAGGCCCcgcccaaactttgaaagaagaCCACCCAAAACCTATACACCTTTAGCCGAACCTTTATCCCAACTATATGAAAGGTTGAGAACCGCAGGGATACTCCAACCAATCCAAGCACGAATTCCCAACCCCCTTCCCGGATGGTATGATGACACTAAGCATTGTGTCTATCACTCTGGAGCTGCTGGACATGACACCGAAAACTGTCTTACTCTCAAGGACAAGATTGAGGCATTAATCAAAGAAGGAGTTATTCAACTCAGAGGTGCTGCCCCCAATGTAAATAACAATCCTCTTCCAAATCATGAGAATGTGAACATGATCACCATTGATGAAGAATGCAATTTGGAAGGGACTATTTTGCCaatcaaagaagagaagaatGTTATGGCATCTGCCTTTATTGCTCCCATTATCACAATCCAGGCGCGAGCGCCATTTGAAGTGGAAGTTTTGGTTCCTAAACCTAAGATTACGGTTTTGGTtgctcaatcaactcattttgATACTAAAGCAGTTCCCTGGAGTTACTCAACTGACACAAAGGACAAAGGGAAAGGAAAGGTAGTTGTAGAAGTTGCTGCTGCCGGAATGACAAGATCGGGGCGATGTTACGCCCCTGAAGGTGTTGCACGAATCGTACCGAATAAGGAAGTTAACCAAAAGAAAGTTGTGACAGAAGCTGAAATAGAGGATTTTTGGAGGAAAATGCCAACAAAAGAATATTCTGTTGTTGAACAGTTGAAGAAGACTCCCGCCCAAATTTCCTTGATGTCCTTATTGATGAGTTCTGAAACTCACAGGAGCGCTTTGGTGAAAGTTCTAAGTGAAGCTTATGTTCCGGCCAATATCACAAGTGAGAATCTTTCAGCCATGGTAGGGCAGGTTTTGGAAGCAAACAAAGTCTGTTTTCACGAAAAGGAATTACCATCTGAAG TCATTGGCGAAATTGATTTGCCACTGCAAATTGGACCCGAGGAGTTCGTGGTAGAATTCCAAGTATTGGACATACCTGCTAGTTACAATTTATTGCTTGGGAGGCCTTGGATCCATATGGCTGGTGCGGTCCCTTCTACCCTgcaccaaaatttgaaatttgtttgGAACCACCACGAGATTATTGTTCATGGAGAAGGTAGTAATTCTATGTATCCTGAGAATTCAATCCCTGTTGTTGAAAGTATGGAAGAACTGGATGGGTCTGTGTTCCATACTAAAGAGATTATGTGTGTTCATCAAACCGAAAGGGTAAAGTTACCACGTGTGCTTGTGATGGTGGCTTGGGAAATGTTGAAGAATGGTTTCATGCCTGGTCGAGGTCTTGGAGTGAACTTAGGTGGAATAGTAGAACCAATTCAATTGTCGGGCCAGAAATACACCTTTGGTTTGGGATACAAGCCTACTCCTGAAGAAGTCTCATTGGCCGATCTCAAAAGGAAAAGTGACATTTCATTGCCCCATCCCATTCCGCACTTGAATCAGTCATTTTCCAAGGCATATATTATAAAGGAATCAGAGGAAGACGCTGAAAACACCCTCGTGGAAGGACGCAAAAACTTATTTATAGAAGAAGCGGAATGCAACATGATCTTGGAGGATTGTACCGAGATTCCGACCATATGGGATGTGGAGCCTGGAGATGCTTTGAACAATTGGACTTATAACCCATCCCCGTTTCCTCGAAAATCTTG CGAGCAAATTAATGAATCTGCCAATACCGAGAATGTGACATGTAATGAAATGAGCAAACAAATCTCAAATACTGAGCAATCTTTTGCGGAATATGAAGAAGAGGTGCAACCTGAAGAGTTGACTGAAGATTTTgaacattttgagaataaaataAAGCCAAATTTGGATGAAACTGAGACGGTAAATTTGGGAGATTCAGAACTAATGAAAGAAACAAGAATTAGCATCCATTTGACTCTGTCTCAAAGAAAGGAACTTATTGATCTTTTGGGACAATATATGGATGTATTTGCATGGTCTTATGATGATATGCCGGGTCTAAGCACAAACATTGTTTCACATAAGTTGCCAACTGATCCATCTTGTCCCCCAGTCAAGCAAAAGCCAAGGAAGATCAAGCCTGatctgagtttaaaagttaaAGAAGTTTCTAAGCAAATCAACGCCAACGTCATCCGAGTCACAAAGTATCCTACATGGTTAGCTAATATAGTGCCAGTgccaaagaaagatggaaaAATCAGAGTATGTGTAGACTATCGAGACCTCAACAAGGCCAGTCCGAAAGAtgattttccacttccaaacaTTCACATACTTATTGATAATTGTGCAAAGCATGAGTTGCAGTCATTTGTTGATTGCTTTGCAGGCTACCATCAGATTCTAATGGATGAAGAAGACGCTGATAAAACGGCATTCATCACACCTTGGGGAGTGTATTGTTATCGAGTAATGCCTTTCGGACTCAAAAATGCAGGAGCAACATACATGAGAGCTATGACTACCATTTTTCATGACATGATCCATAAGGAGATTGAAGTCTATGTagatgatgtcattatcaagtCACAAAAGAGCTCCAATCACCTCACAGATTTGAAGAAGTTCTTTGATAGGTTGAGGCGGTATAATCTGAAATTAAATCCTGCAAAGTGTGCATTTGGTGTCCCTGCTGGAAAGTTGTTGGGTTTCATTGTGAGTAGGAAGGGCATAGAATTGGATCCTTCAAAAATAAAGGCTATTCAAGACTTGCCCCCTCCAAAGAGTCGAAAGGATGTAATGAGTTTTCTTGGTCGACTAAATTACATTAGTCGATTCATTGCACAGTCGACTATAATTTGTGAACCAATCTTCAAGTTGTTGAGGAAAGACGCTGCCATTAAATGGACTGAAGATTGTCAACAAGCTTTTGACAGAATCAAGGAGTACTTATCTAGTCCGCCCGTCTTGGTGCCTCCAAAACCGGGGAGACCATTGCTACTATATATGTCAGTATCGGACAATGCATTTGGATGTGTGTTAGGACAACATGATGAAACTGGGAGGAAAGAACAGGCTATATACTACTTGAGCAAGAAATTCACGCCTTATGAAGCCCGGTATACTTTATTGGAACGCACTTGTTGTGCCTTGACTTGGGTTGCACAAAAGTTAAGACATTACTTATGCGCGTATACCACTTTTCTCATCTCAAGGATGGATCCACTCAAATACATATTTCAGAAGCCTATGCCAACGGGGAAGTTGGCAAAATGGCAAATTTTACTAAGTGAATTCGATATTATTTATGTCACTCAGAAGGCCATCAAGGGACAGGCGCTTGCTGATCATCTTGCTGAAAACCCTGTGGATGAAGAGTACGAGCCTCTTAAAACTTATTTCCCTGATGAAGAGGTGTTATTTATTGGAGAGGATATTTTAGAAGAATATCATGGGTGGAGGATGTTCTTTGATG CGAAATTCAAGTTTCTATGCACTAACAATATGGCGGAGTATGAAGCTTGTATTCTTGGACTTAGAATGGCTGTTGATATGAATATACAAGAATTGTTGGTTATAGGTGACTCAGACTTATTGATTCACCAGGTACAAGGCGAATGGAGCACCAAGAATGTGAAGATACTCCCCTATTTGCAATGTGTGAAGGAAATATGCAAGAAATTTATCAAGATAGAGTTCAGGCATATTCCTAGAGCTCAAAATGAATTCGCAGATGCCTTGGCAACCATGTCTTCTATGATTCAACATCCAGACAAGAATTATATAGATCCAATCAAAATCAATGTGCAGGATCAACCAGCCTATTGTTTCCATGTGGATGAAGAAATAGATGGAGAACCATGGTACTATGATATTGTGAGGTATCTCAAAGAAGGAGATTATCCAGAAGGCATAAGCAATATTCAAAAGAGAACACTACGGAGGCTTGCAAATCACTTTTTCTTAAGTGGAGAAATCCTTTATAGGAGGACTCCAGATTTAGGTTTATTAAGGTGTGTCGACTCCCAAGAGGCGAGCAAGTTGATTGAAGAAATACATGGGGGTACTTGCGGGCCACACATGAATTGTTTTACTTTGGCAAAGAAGATTGTGCGGGCCGGATATTTCTGGATGACTATGGAAACAGACTGCATTCGCTTTGTGAGGAAAT CTTGGGGCATGGATGTCATCGGTCCTATCGAACCAGCCGCATCAAATGGACACAGGTTCATTTTGGTAGCTATCGATTACTTCACAAAATGGGTAGAAGCATCCTCACATAAGTCTGTGACAAAAAAAGTGGTGACAGATTTTGTTCGCAATAACATAGTTTGTAGATTTGGCATCCCCCATTCGATTATAACAGATAATGGAGCTAACCTCAATAGCGGTTTGATGCATGAGATATGtgataagttcaaaatcattcACCGCAATTCTACTCCTTACCGACCACAGATGAATGGAGCAGTTGAGGCTGCCAACAagaatatcaaaaga CTTTTGGTTTATGGAACAGAAGCAGTATTACCAATGGAAGTTGAGATACCATCCCTGAGGATAATCCAAGAAGCTGAGTTGAGTGATGCCAAATGGATACAAAGCCGATATGAACAATTGATGCTCATTGATGAAAAAAGAATGAATGCAGTTTGTCACGGACAACTTTATCAACATAGGATGGCCAAAGCTTTCAATAAAAAGGTAAGACTGAGACAGTTCAGGCCTGGACAATTGGTGTTAAAACGGATATTCCCGCACCAAGAAGAAGCTAAGGGGAAGTTTGCGCCTAATTGGCATGGGCCTTATGTGGTTCACAGAGTGTTGACTGGAGGAGCGGTGATTCTAGCAGAAATGGACGGAAAGATATGGCCGAAAGCCATCAATTCAGATGCGATTAAGAAATACTATGTCTAG